A genomic region of Sciurus carolinensis chromosome 7, mSciCar1.2, whole genome shotgun sequence contains the following coding sequences:
- the Cdsn gene encoding corneodesmosin: MGSSRAPQMGRVGGQGMMALLLAGLLLPGTLAKSIGTLSDPCKDPTRITSPNNPCLIGKGGSSSFSSHGGSSSFSSHGGSSSFSSHGGSSSFSNSISSSSGSSGSSSGGSSGSSISSGDSSGGSSGGSSGSSSSQGGSPGSALFNPGSGYPRGPGNGSALPVNDKSHLTSGSSQSGGSSSFSQTSGMSSSSSQSSSSNLHPCSADVPDSPCSGGPIVSHSGPYISSSHSVSGGQRPVVVVVEQHGSGGPGVIQGNPCSNGGLPGKPCPPITSVQQSYGGYEVVGGSSDSYLVPGMTYSKGKIYPVGYFTKDNPVKGSPGSPSFAAGPPISEGKYFSSNPIIPSHGSSSSNTYPSGTSSAIVFQPVGSGGVQPCGAGFTGSKGPCSLSGSGVHVSSSISSSSGSSYHPCSGVSQGPCSPPGTGSFGGSSSSSSSSSSLSSGKIILQPCSIKSSSSGHPCISVSSSTLSGGPDGSPQPDPSAGAKPCGLGSPGRIPCRSIRDILAHVKPLGPQLADPEVFLPQGELLDSP, translated from the exons ATGGGCTCCTCTCGGGCACCCCAGATGGGGCGTGTGGGAGGGCAAGGGATGATGGCATTGTTGCTGGCTGGTCTCCTCCTGCCAG GAACTTTGGCTAAGAGCATCGGGACTCTCTCAGACCCCTGTAAGGACCCCACACGAATCACTTCTCCGAACAACCCATGTCTCATTGGAAAGGGTGGCTCCAGCAGCTTCAGCAGCCATGGTGGCTCCAGCAGCTTCAGTAGCCATGGTGGCTCCAGCAGCTTCAGCAGCCATGGTGGCTCCAGCAGCTTCAGCAACTCCATTTCCAGTTCCAGTGGCTCCAGTGGTAGCTCCAGTGGTGGCTCCAGTGGTTCTAGTATCTCCAGTGGTGACTCCAGTGGTGGCTCCAGTGGTGGCTCCAGTGGATCCAGTTCCTCCCAGGGTGGTTCTCCAGGATCTGCATTATTTAATCCAGGATCAGGGTATCCCAGAGGACCAGGAAATGGCTCAGCTCTACCAGTCAATGATAAATCTCACTTGACATCAGGCTCTTCCCAGTCTGGAGGAAGCTCTTCCTtttcccaaacctctgggatgtCCAGCAGCAGCAGTCAAAGCAGCAGCTCCAACCTGCATCCCTGTAGTGCAGATGTCCCCGACTCTCCCTGCAGTGGGGGACCCATTGTCTCACATTCTGGCCCCTATATCTCCAGTTCCCACTCTGTGTCAGGAGGGCAGAGGCCTGTAGTGGTGGTAGTGGAGCAGCATGGCTCTGGTGGCCCTGGAGTGATTCAAGGTAACCCCTGTAGCAATGGTGGTCTCCCAGGCAAACCCTGCCCCCCCATCACCTCTGTACAGCAATCCTATGGTGGCTATGAGGTGGTGGGTGGCTCCTCTGACAGTTATCTGGTCCCAGGCATGACCTATAGCAAGGGTAAAATCTACCCTGTGGGCTACTTCACCAAAGATAACCCTGTCAAGGGCTCTCCAGGGTCCCCATCCTTTGCAGCTGGGCCCCCCATCTCAGAGGGAAAATACTTTTCCAGCAACCCCATCATACCCAGCCATGGCTCCTCTAGTTCCAACACATACCCGTCAGGCACTTCCTCAGCCATTGTATTCCAGCCTGTGGGCTCTGGTGGGGTCCAGCCCTGTGGAGCTGGTTTCACAGGATCTAAGGGGCCCTGCTCCCTTTCTGGTTCTGGAGTGCACGTCAGTTCTAGCATATCCAGCAGTTCCGGTTCATCCTACCACCCCTGCAGTGGTGTTTCCCAGGGTCCCTGCTCCCCACCAGGCACTGGCTCCTTCGGTggcagctccagctccagctccagctccagctccctATCCAGTGGAAAAATCATCCTTCAGCCCTGCAGCATCAAGTCCAGCTCTTCCGGTCACCCCTGCATTTCTGTTTCCTCCTCAACATTGAGTGGGGGTCCTGATGGCTCTCCTCAACCTGATCCCTCTGCTGGTGCCAAGCCCTGTGGCCTCGGCAGCCCTGGAAGGATTCCTTGCCGCTCTATCCGGGACATCCTGGCCCATGTGAAGCCTCTGGGGCCCCAGCTAGCTGACCCTGAAGTTTTCCTACCCCAGGGAGAGCTACTTGACAGTCCATAA